In a single window of the Elaeis guineensis isolate ETL-2024a chromosome 6, EG11, whole genome shotgun sequence genome:
- the LOC140858416 gene encoding S-type anion channel SLAH2-like — MENKDPQVQLSAKQGFPEELPYIRTCDASETIAGFDNVECTGTQSVPIPNPQEDAVVEKVSETPKIHSQANVIELPPLHSPVQASQCHQSNLISISLLASAPGIGVGQAIKVLFGDKAASAAIDEQPNQPVDSSTSDLTQAKLGMFHSRSIPAGSSYGKTAAVGKVNGPFEDQQRMRRSYSSRDKRFDPFKTWSGRLERQLSNFRGKPQEPDVEADDLEIKEIEAVPAVERYFDALEGPELDTLRESEVSALPEDEKWPFLLRFPISAFGMCLGVSSQAILWKTLATSPSMSFLHVSLTVNFVLWCISLALMGTVSLIYSLKIIFYFEAVRREYYHPVRINFFFAPWIACLFLALGVPPSVAVNLHAALWYALMAPIFCLELKIYGQWMSGGQRRLSKVANPSNHLSIVGNFVGALLGASMGLKEGPTFFFAVGLAHYTVLFVTLYQRLPTTETLPRELHPVFFLFVAAPSVACVAWAKIRGDFDYGSRIAYFIAMFLYASLAVRINFFRGFRFSLTWWAYTFPMTSAAVATISYSMEVTNVLTRSFSVGLSAIPIFTVAALLVSTIIHAFILHDLFPNDVSIAITQKRPKFTEKLTHLRSASSDMKYTEVSLPKNSPELEL; from the exons ATGGAAAACAAAGATCCCCAAGTCCAGCTTTCAGCAAAGCAAGGTTTCCCTGAAGAACTTCCATATATTCGAACGTGTGATGCATCCGAAACAATTGCTGGTTTTGATAATGTTGAGTGCACTGGAACTCAGTCGGTTCCCATTCCCAATCCTCAAGAAGATGCAGTTGTTGAAAAG GTATCAGAAACTCCTAAAATACATAGCCAGGCCAATGTGATTGAATTACCTCCTCTGCATTCACCAGTTCAAGCAAGTCAGTGccatcaatcaaatttgatcTCTATCAGCTTGCTTGCTTCTGCTCCTGGAATAGGTGTTGGACAAGCTATAAAAGTTTTATTCGGGGATAAAGCTGCATCAGCTGCCATTGATGAACAACCAAATCAACCTGTTGACTCTAGCACTAGCGACTTAACACAAGCAAAACTGGGGATGTTCCATTCCCGGTCCATACCAGCGGGAAGTTCATATGGCAAGACAGCTGCAGTGGGAAAAGTTAATGGTCCATTCGAGGATCAGCAAAGGATGCGAAGAAGCTATAGTTCAAGGGACAAACGTTTTGATCCTTTCAAGACGTGGTCTGGAAGACTCGAAAGGCAGTTATCCAACTTCCGTGGAAAGCCACAAGAACCAGATGTGGAGGCTGATGATTTGGAGATCAAGGAAATCGAGGCTGTGCCAGCAGTAGAACGCTACTTCGATGCCTTGGAAGGGCCTGAATTAGACACTTTAAGG GAATCAGAGGTGTCAGCTCTTCCTGAAGACGAGAAGTGGCCTTTTCTTCTTCGCTTCCCAATATCTGCCTTTGGTATGTGCCTTGGTGTAAGCAGCCAAGCTATCCTTTGGAAGACCTTAGCTACATCTCCATCCATGAGTTTTCTACATGTGAGCTTGACAGTGAATTTTGTCCTTTGGTGTATCTCACTTGCATTGATGGGCACCGTGTCCCTCATTTACTCTCtcaaaatcatcttttactttgaAGCGGTTCGACGAGAGTACTACCATCCAGTCCGCATCAACTTCTTCTTTGCTCCTTGGATAGCATGCCTTTTTTTGGCACTTGGTGTGCCACCATCGGTTGCAGTAAACCTTCATGCTGCTCTCTGGTATGCCCTTATGGCGCCAATCTTTTGCCTTGAGCTCAAAATTTATGGTCAATGGATGTCCGGGGGCCAAAGAAGGCTCTCAAAGGTGGCAAATCCATCAAACCATTTATCGATCGTGGGAAACTTTGTGGGTGCATTGCTCGGCGCATCTATGGGACTTAAAGAAGGACCTACCTTCTTCTTTGCTGTTGGATTAGCTCACTATACAGTACTGTTTGTAACTCTGTACCAGAGGCTTCCTACTACTGAAACCCTCCCAAGGGAGCTTCACCCAGTTTTTTTCTTATTTGTAGCAGCACCCAGTGTTGCTTGTGTGGCATGGGCAAAGATTCGTGGTGACTTTGATTATGGATCAAGGATAGCTTACTTTATTGCCATGTTCCTCTATGCCTCTCTG GCTGTGCGCATTAATTTTTTCCGAGGTTTCAG GTTTTCACTGACATGGTGGGCATACACTTTTCCAATGACTAGTGCTGCAGTTGCAACAATTAGCTACTCAATGGAAGTGACAAATGTATTAACTCGGTCATTTTCTGTTGGACTCTCCGCAATTCCTATCTTCACAGTAGCAGCTCTTCTCGTGTCCACCATTATCCATGCTTTTATCCTCCATGACCTATTCCCAAATGACGTCTCTATTGCTATCACACAGAAAAGACCAAAGTTCACTGAGAAGCTCACACATCTGAGGTCAGCAAGCTCAGACATGAAATACACAGAAGTCTCTCTTCCCAAAAACAGTCCAGAGCTCGAGCTTTGA
- the LOC140858705 gene encoding uncharacterized protein, with amino-acid sequence MASVEGSMPSMDDSSNTSSTQIIGVRGKSDPAWNHCREAPELSGNTKRMKLAYLYCGKLFAGGGINRFKQHLAGVKGEVEPCRKVPADIRHQMIQNIQAISEKKKRTKEMDEDYNPFSARHKEHQEQVYYRQLGEDDDIQEIPPSSNKSTGNTRGKNIEGGKGKQLGTIGNYFMPRTIPGAQPTIKSLLQNKEAVERCDLAVAKWMIDACVPFNAVNSKYYQCIIDAIASMGSGYKAPNFYYVRGYLLTKNVDEVKKYVESFRATWKKTRCTIMADGWTDQCRRTLINFLVYCPRGIVFLKSVDASDTSKTADMLYKLFKEIIISVGFENVIHVVTDNAANYVAAGKKLEHDFPTLFWSPCAAHCLNLIMQDIGKLVSVKNTVAHAADALRAMVTSREWTTSAYAKDSKGKKLADDVLNSLFWNEYATIVKLTESLIRVLRIVDSDDRPSMGYLYHAMHQARDEMIKRFRRRKIVVEPYLRIVDSRWDLQLHQNLHAAGFWLNLCFQYDSELMDKHPCSVSGLLDIIERYSFGNPTLQRNLTNEMRLFRNTENDFGRSSAINDRSRLAPDEWWVTYGSCAPNLQKLAIRVLSQTYSASGCERNWSIFEHIHSKKRNRLEHQRLNDLVFVHYNLRLQQRFYFKGCNYDPIDFELFDDNDAWILVDEPSELTSEELETFHCELASCFIQENNNNDILNLEDLDGDDGENDGNDANRREDGGDENIATQEDVFANIDINFSPLA; translated from the exons ATGGCCTCTGTTGAGGGAAGTATGccatccatggatgattcaagtaaTACTTCATCCACTCAAATAATTGGGGTTAGAGGTAAAAGTGATCCTGCATGGAATCATTGTAGAGAAGCTCCTGAACTTAGTGGTAATACCAAAAGGATGAAGTTGGCATACTTGTATTGTGGAAAATTATTTGCTGGTGGTGGGATCAATCGCTTCAAACAACATCTTGCAGGAGTAAAAGGAGAAGTAGAACCATGTCGCAAGGTGCCGGCGGATATTCGCCATCAAATGATACAAAATATTCAAGCTATtagtgagaagaagaaaagaacaaaGGAAATGGATGAAGATTACAATCCCTTTAGTGCAAGGCATAAGGAACATCAAGAACAAGTATATTATAGGCAATTAGGTGAAGATGATGACATACAAGAAATTCCTCCCTCATCAAACAAGTCTACGGGTAATacaagaggtaaaaatatagaaggTGGAAAAGGAAAACAACTAGGAACAATTGGAAATTATTTCATGCCAAGAACAATTCCTGGTGCTCAACCAACTATAAAAAGCTTGTTGCAAAACAAAGAAGCAGTTGAAAGGTGTGATCTTGCAGTGGCAAAATGGATGATAGATGCATGTGTGCCATTTAATGCTGTCAACTCTAAGTATTATCAGTGTATAATAGATGCCATAGCTAGTATGGGGTCTGGTTACAAAGCtccaaatttttattatgttcGTGGTTATTTGTTAACCAAGAATGTTGATGAGGTGAAAAAGTATGTTGAAAGCTTTCGTGCCACATGGAAGAAAACAAGATGCACAATCATGGCTGATGGATGGACAGATCAATGTAGGAGaactttgattaattttttagtttattgtCCTAGAGGGATCGTATTTTTGAAAAGTGTGGATGCTTCAGATACCTCAAAGACAGCTGATATGTTGTACAAGTTATTCAAAGAAATTATCATATCCGTTGGTTTTGAAAATGTGATTCATGTAGTGACTGATAATGCTGCAAACTATGTTGCTGCCGGTAAAAAGTTGGAGCACGACTTTCCTACACTTTTTTGGTCACCTTGTGCTGCTCATTGTCTTAATCTCATCATGCAAGACATTGGCAAGTTAGTTTCAGTGAAGAACACCGTAGCCCATGCTGCAG ATGCATTAAGAGCAATGGTGACTTCTAGAGAGTGGACAACTTCAGCTTATGCTAAGGATAGTAAAGGAAAAAAGCTAGCCGATGACGTGCTTAATTCTCTTTTTTGGAATGAATATGCAACCATTGTTAAACTAACAGAGTCTTTAATTCGAGTTTTGAGGATTGTTGACAGTGATGATAGACCTTCAATGGGTTACTTGTATCATGCTATGCATCAAGCTAGAGATGAAATGATCAAGAGATTTAGAAGGAGAAAGATTGTAGTTGAACCTTATTTGAGAATAGTTGATTCTCGGTGGGATTTGCAATTacaccaaaatcttcatgcagcTGGGTTTTGGTTGAATCTCTGTTTTCAATATGACTCAGAACTTATGGATAAACATCCTTGTAGCGTTTCTGGACTCTTAGATATCATAGAGAGATATTCATTTGGTAATCCAACCTTACAGAGGAACTTAACTAATGAGATGAGGTTATTTAGAAATACAGAAAATGACTTTGGACGCTCATCGGCTATAAATGATCGAAGTCGCTTGGCTCCAG ATGAATGGTGGGTCACCTATGGAAGTTGTGCACCTAATTTGCAAAAGTTAGCTATTCGTGTTTTAAGCCAAACTTATAGTGCGTCCGGGTGCGAGAGAAATTGGAGCATCTTCGAACATATTCattctaaaaagagaaataggttaGAGCATCAAAGGCTTAATGATCTAGTATTTGTGCACTATAATTTGAGACTACAACAAAg attttATTTCAAGGGTTGCAACTATGATCCTATTGACTTTGAATTGTTTGATGATAATGATGCGTGGATATTAGTCGATGAGCCATCGGAGTTAACTAGTGAGGAATTAGAAACTTTTCACTGTGAATTGGCATCATGTTTTattcaagaaaataataataatg ATATATTGAACTTGGAAGATTTGGATGGTGATGATGGTGAAAATGATGGAAATGATGCGAATAGGAGAGAAGATGGAGGAGATGAG